In Mycobacterium stomatepiae, the following are encoded in one genomic region:
- a CDS encoding gamma-aminobutyraldehyde dehydrogenase gives MTATPRKNSANLGGSWIDGAAAVTSGAQQRIVNPADGTTVAEIALATPADVDVAVTSARTTLCTWAGATPADRSVVLNNLAELMSANAELFITEEVAQCGKPIRLATEFDVPGSIDNIMFFAGAARHLEGKATAEYSSDHTSSIRREAVGVVATITPWNYPLQMAVWKAIPALAAGCTVVIKPAEITPLTTLTLARIAKEAGVPDGVLNVVTGSGTDVGTALAGHPDVDVVTFTGSTVVGRKVMAAAAAHGHRTQLELGGKAPFVVFDDADLDAAIQGAVAGALINSGQDCTAATRAIVARDLYNDFVAGVAEVMGKVVVGDPLDPDTDLGPLISFAHRNRVADMVRRAPNEGGRVVTGGVIPDLPGSYYRPTLIADVAESSEIYRDEIFGPVLTVRPFTDDDDALRQANDTGYGLAASAWTRNVYRAQRASRAINAGCVWINDHIPIVSEMPHGGVGASGFGKDMSDYSFEEYLTIKHVMSDITAAAEKDWHRTVFRKR, from the coding sequence ATGACCGCGACCCCCCGAAAGAACTCGGCGAACTTGGGTGGCAGTTGGATCGACGGTGCAGCGGCCGTCACTTCCGGAGCGCAGCAGCGAATCGTCAATCCGGCCGATGGCACGACCGTCGCTGAAATCGCGCTGGCCACCCCTGCCGATGTCGATGTCGCTGTCACGTCCGCGCGGACCACACTTTGTACCTGGGCAGGTGCCACGCCAGCCGATCGGTCGGTGGTGCTAAACAATTTGGCCGAATTGATGTCGGCCAACGCCGAGTTGTTCATCACCGAGGAAGTCGCCCAATGCGGTAAACCAATCCGACTGGCCACCGAGTTCGACGTACCGGGCAGTATCGACAACATCATGTTCTTCGCTGGTGCCGCAAGGCATCTCGAAGGTAAGGCGACCGCCGAGTACAGCAGCGACCATACCTCGAGCATCCGTCGGGAGGCGGTCGGCGTAGTCGCCACCATCACGCCGTGGAACTACCCGCTACAGATGGCGGTATGGAAGGCGATTCCGGCTCTCGCCGCCGGTTGCACAGTTGTCATCAAACCCGCCGAAATCACGCCGCTGACCACGCTGACGCTAGCCCGCATCGCCAAGGAAGCCGGCGTACCCGACGGTGTGCTTAACGTAGTCACCGGATCCGGGACTGATGTCGGGACCGCGCTGGCCGGACACCCCGACGTCGACGTCGTGACGTTCACCGGGTCGACGGTCGTGGGCCGCAAGGTGATGGCGGCTGCCGCCGCCCATGGGCACCGCACGCAGCTGGAGCTCGGCGGTAAGGCGCCATTCGTTGTGTTCGACGACGCCGACCTCGACGCCGCAATCCAGGGCGCAGTCGCCGGCGCACTAATCAACAGTGGGCAGGACTGCACCGCGGCTACTCGTGCAATCGTCGCCCGAGACCTCTACAACGATTTCGTCGCCGGTGTTGCGGAGGTGATGGGCAAGGTCGTGGTCGGCGATCCGTTGGATCCGGACACCGACCTCGGGCCGCTGATCTCCTTTGCGCATCGCAATAGGGTTGCCGACATGGTGAGACGAGCACCCAATGAAGGTGGTCGCGTCGTAACCGGCGGTGTAATCCCGGACCTGCCGGGTTCCTACTACCGTCCCACGCTGATAGCCGACGTCGCGGAAAGTTCTGAGATCTACCGTGATGAAATCTTCGGTCCGGTTCTCACCGTTCGGCCGTTCACCGATGACGATGACGCGCTACGGCAAGCCAATGACACCGGATACGGCCTGGCCGCCTCGGCGTGGACCCGTAATGTCTATCGCGCCCAACGAGCCTCCCGCGCGATCAACGCCGGATGCGTGTGGATCAACGACCACATTCCGATCGTCAGCGAGATGCCCCATGGCGGCGTTGGCGCATCCGGTTTCGGAAAAGACATGAGCGACTACAGCTTCGAGGAATACCTCACCATCAAGCATGTCATGAGTGATATCACCGCTGCGGCCGAAAAGGACTGGCACCGAACAGTTTTCCGTAAGCGCTGA
- a CDS encoding WhiB family transcriptional regulator codes for MKRLIRRYSSTTTQTTQRTSPLSPDVKCLGLATGSRCLNHPVANFFPAEHWSRNLSCQEEAAKKVRRDDPVVLACLQHVMNAPEAHGIWSGLTAHERTLLGSSHRRGQVD; via the coding sequence GTGAAAAGACTGATCAGGCGATACTCCTCGACAACCACACAAACCACGCAGCGAACGTCCCCATTGAGTCCTGATGTCAAATGCCTGGGGCTGGCGACTGGCAGCAGGTGTCTGAATCATCCAGTGGCGAACTTCTTCCCAGCCGAACACTGGAGCCGCAATCTCTCTTGTCAGGAAGAGGCCGCGAAGAAGGTACGCCGGGACGACCCCGTGGTATTGGCGTGCTTGCAGCATGTCATGAACGCGCCTGAAGCACATGGCATTTGGAGCGGACTCACCGCTCACGAGCGCACACTTCTAGGATCCAGCCACCGCCGCGGACAGGTGGACTAA
- a CDS encoding CoA-acylating methylmalonate-semialdehyde dehydrogenase, with translation MHATITHWLNNTAFAGGSRVTSPVTNPATGEVTGLVALATVEDAEQVIDAAAAAFPAWRDTSLAKRCQVLFRFRELLNDRKGELAGIITREHGKVLSDALGEVSRGQEVVEFACGIAHLLKGGYTENASTNVDVYSVRQPLGAVAIISPFNFPAMVPMWFFPVAIATGNTVVLKPSEKDPSASLWLAALWAEAGLPPGVFNVLHGDKIVVDELLTNPKIQSVSFVGSTPIAQYVYATGAAHGKRVQALGGAKNHAVILPDADLDLAADAMVNAGFGSAGERCMAISVAVAVGPIADDLVAKIAERAVAIKTGDGTMDSDMGPLVTRAHRDKVASYIDSGEAAGAKVVLDGRKVSADGGVDGFWLGPTLLDNVTLEMSVYTDEIFGPVLSVVRVQTYDEAMALINNNPYGNGTAIFTNDGGAARRFQNEVQVGMVGINVPIPVPMAYYSFGGWKASLFGDSHDHGMDGVQFFTRQKAITSRWQDPSQGGINLGFPENG, from the coding sequence ATGCACGCAACCATCACACATTGGCTGAACAACACCGCCTTTGCGGGTGGCAGTCGTGTCACCTCGCCGGTGACCAATCCGGCCACCGGCGAGGTGACCGGATTGGTCGCCTTGGCCACCGTTGAAGATGCGGAGCAGGTGATTGATGCGGCCGCGGCGGCATTCCCGGCTTGGCGCGATACCTCCCTGGCCAAACGCTGTCAGGTTCTGTTCAGGTTCCGCGAGCTGCTCAACGACCGCAAGGGCGAGCTCGCCGGCATCATCACCAGAGAGCACGGGAAGGTGCTTTCCGATGCCCTCGGAGAGGTCTCGCGTGGCCAGGAGGTTGTCGAATTCGCTTGCGGGATTGCGCATCTACTCAAGGGGGGATACACCGAGAATGCATCGACAAACGTCGACGTCTACTCCGTCCGCCAGCCTCTCGGCGCAGTCGCCATAATCTCACCCTTCAACTTTCCAGCCATGGTGCCGATGTGGTTCTTTCCCGTTGCGATCGCGACCGGAAATACGGTGGTCCTAAAACCATCCGAAAAGGATCCCTCAGCCTCGCTATGGCTGGCGGCGTTGTGGGCCGAAGCCGGCCTACCTCCCGGTGTTTTCAACGTTCTACACGGCGACAAGATTGTCGTTGACGAACTGCTGACCAACCCCAAGATCCAATCCGTCAGCTTCGTCGGGTCCACCCCGATTGCTCAGTATGTGTATGCCACCGGTGCCGCTCACGGCAAGCGTGTGCAGGCCCTTGGCGGCGCCAAAAACCATGCCGTGATCCTCCCCGATGCTGACCTTGATCTCGCAGCTGATGCGATGGTCAACGCCGGGTTCGGTTCGGCCGGCGAACGTTGCATGGCGATCTCCGTGGCGGTGGCTGTTGGTCCGATTGCCGATGATCTCGTCGCCAAGATTGCCGAGCGTGCCGTGGCCATCAAGACTGGCGACGGCACCATGGATTCCGACATGGGGCCGCTGGTGACCCGGGCTCACCGCGACAAGGTCGCCTCTTATATCGACAGCGGTGAAGCCGCCGGAGCCAAGGTTGTCCTGGACGGCCGCAAAGTGTCCGCTGATGGTGGCGTGGACGGGTTCTGGCTCGGCCCGACCTTGCTGGACAACGTCACCCTGGAGATGAGCGTCTACACCGACGAGATCTTCGGCCCCGTGCTGTCCGTCGTACGCGTGCAGACCTACGACGAGGCCATGGCGTTAATCAACAACAACCCTTATGGAAACGGAACAGCCATCTTCACCAACGACGGTGGCGCGGCACGGCGCTTCCAGAACGAGGTCCAGGTCGGCATGGTCGGTATCAACGTGCCGATCCCAGTTCCGATGGCTTATTACAGCTTCGGCGGCTGGAAAGCCTCTCTCTTCGGAGACAGCCACGACCATGGCATGGACGGCGTGCAATTCTTCACCCGCCAAAAAGCCATCACTAGCCGTTGGCAGGATCCAAGCCAAGGGGGCATCAACCTCGGGTTCCCCGAGAACGGCTAG
- a CDS encoding aspartate aminotransferase family protein produces MSTTRSNAERERLQHSAKEHLWMHFTRHAPLAHQDVPIIARGEGPYIFDIDGRRFLDALSGLFVVQVGHGREELAEVAARQTKALAYFPLWGYAHPTAIELAERVAEHAPGDLNRVFFTTGGGEAVEAGWKLAKQYFKLTGKPTKHKVISRSISYHGTTHGALSITGVPSMRVPFEPLVPTTVKVPNTNIFCAEIHKDDPEVFGRWAADRIAETIEFEGPETVAAVFLEPVQNSGGCFAPPPGYFQRVREICDEYDVLLVSDEVICAFGRLGYMFGAQRYGYQPDIITCAKGITSGYSPLGAMIASDRLMEPFLTGTNAFSHGYTFGGHPVSTAVALANLDIMERESLNANVLRNEVALRATLERLLDLDIVGGVRGDGYFFALELVKDKATNQPFTAEESERLVRGFLGTQLLEAGIYCRPDNRGDTVVQFAPPMICGPTHFDEMESIVRDVLKRAEAFIL; encoded by the coding sequence ATGAGCACGACGAGGAGCAACGCTGAACGCGAACGGTTGCAGCACAGCGCGAAAGAGCATCTGTGGATGCATTTCACCCGACACGCTCCGCTGGCTCACCAAGATGTGCCGATTATCGCCAGGGGTGAGGGTCCCTACATCTTCGACATCGACGGGCGTAGGTTTCTCGACGCGCTGTCCGGCTTGTTCGTCGTGCAGGTGGGGCACGGGCGGGAAGAGCTGGCCGAAGTCGCTGCGCGGCAGACCAAAGCCCTGGCCTACTTTCCCTTGTGGGGCTATGCCCATCCAACCGCGATTGAGCTGGCCGAACGTGTCGCCGAGCACGCTCCCGGCGACCTCAATCGTGTCTTCTTCACAACTGGTGGCGGCGAGGCGGTGGAGGCGGGATGGAAGTTAGCTAAGCAATATTTCAAGCTAACGGGCAAGCCCACTAAACATAAAGTGATTAGTCGTTCCATTTCATATCACGGAACGACGCATGGTGCTTTGTCCATTACCGGCGTCCCATCGATGAGGGTGCCGTTCGAGCCGTTGGTGCCAACCACGGTCAAAGTGCCCAATACCAACATTTTCTGTGCTGAAATTCATAAGGATGATCCAGAAGTTTTCGGGCGGTGGGCAGCAGACCGAATCGCTGAGACAATCGAGTTTGAAGGCCCAGAGACCGTCGCGGCGGTATTCCTGGAGCCGGTTCAAAACTCCGGCGGATGTTTCGCGCCGCCGCCGGGCTATTTCCAACGGGTACGTGAAATCTGTGATGAGTACGACGTGTTACTCGTTTCCGACGAGGTTATCTGTGCATTCGGCCGGTTGGGATACATGTTCGGCGCACAACGATATGGCTACCAACCCGACATCATTACCTGTGCCAAAGGCATTACCTCGGGCTACAGTCCGCTCGGCGCGATGATTGCGTCTGATCGCCTCATGGAGCCGTTCCTTACGGGGACCAACGCGTTCTCGCACGGCTACACATTCGGCGGCCACCCAGTGTCAACCGCGGTCGCGTTGGCCAACTTGGACATCATGGAGCGCGAAAGCCTCAACGCCAACGTGTTGAGAAACGAGGTGGCGCTTCGCGCCACACTAGAGCGGCTCCTCGACCTGGATATCGTCGGGGGCGTACGCGGCGACGGATATTTCTTCGCCTTGGAACTTGTTAAGGATAAAGCCACTAACCAGCCGTTCACAGCAGAAGAGTCCGAACGATTGGTGCGAGGATTTCTTGGTACTCAACTATTAGAAGCCGGCATCTATTGCCGCCCAGACAACCGGGGAGACACCGTGGTGCAATTCGCTCCGCCAATGATCTGCGGACCAACTCATTTCGATGAAATGGAGAGCATCGTGCGGGATGTGCTCAAACGTGCCGAGGCGTTCATCCTGTGA